A DNA window from Plodia interpunctella isolate USDA-ARS_2022_Savannah chromosome 12, ilPloInte3.2, whole genome shotgun sequence contains the following coding sequences:
- the LOC128674364 gene encoding glycine-rich protein-like: MKFLIVVALAVVAASAEEAKKTEKRGLAGLGYGGLGYGGHGLGYDGLGYAGGLGYGGYGGLGYGGYAAPVAVSKVAYTTSHGLGGYGGYGGYGYSGLGGYGGYSGLGGYGGHGYYSAPAVSYANQIGYGGYGHGLGGYGGYGQGLGGYGGLGYYGHH; encoded by the exons ATGAAATTCTTG ATCGTTGTCGCCTTAGCCGTTGTGGCAGCGTCCGCGGAAGAAGCGAAGAAGACAGAGAAGCGTGGCCTCGCTGGCCTGGGCTATGGCGGTTTAGGCTATGGCGGCCACGGCCTCGGCTATGACGGCCTCGGCTACGCTGGTGGCCTGGGATATGGCGGATACGGCGGACTGGGTTATGGCGGATATG cCGCTCCCGTCGCCGTTAGCAAAGTAGCATACACCACCTCCCACGGGCTCGGTGGCTACGGAGGCTATGGCGGCTACGGCTACAGCGGTCTTGGCGGATATGGCGGTTATTCTGGTCTCG GTGGTTATGGTGGACACGGTTACTACTCCGCCCCCGCCGTGAGCTACGCTAACCAGATCGGCTATGGCGGTTACGGACATGGTCTGGGCGGTTATGGCGGCTACGGACAGGGTCTTGGCGGCTATGGCGGACTCGGCTATTACGGACATCACTAA